In one window of Chloroflexota bacterium DNA:
- a CDS encoding zinc ribbon domain-containing protein, giving the protein MIYCPACGTANRDGSRFCNECGGRLDQSIGLLCPNCNASNPLGTLHCSQCGAPLVPSTSGLQDQAGEPGYEEALSAETPPLSQESEAVPAVSLKALPEWLYQEEDETEIPAPEAPVEEASVDVSVPNIPEMVSEVHAKAQPSSPTLSLSSSDLDRAPISGPLAGIAGVLPLPEEYDSAQRSQRLSPVQWWPKPTTEKTEPRPTAGRGSRAESLAPGLIAVVVVVILLVLALFGILVAQGVIRVPGR; this is encoded by the coding sequence ATGATTTACTGCCCTGCGTGTGGTACAGCGAACAGGGATGGCAGTCGCTTCTGCAATGAGTGCGGGGGGCGTCTGGACCAGAGCATTGGTCTCCTGTGCCCTAACTGCAATGCTTCCAATCCGTTGGGCACCTTGCACTGCAGCCAATGCGGTGCTCCACTAGTGCCTTCCACCAGTGGTTTGCAAGATCAGGCCGGTGAACCGGGCTATGAGGAAGCGCTTTCGGCCGAGACTCCCCCTTTGTCCCAAGAGAGCGAAGCAGTACCGGCTGTTTCACTAAAAGCCCTGCCTGAATGGCTATACCAAGAAGAGGATGAGACCGAAATCCCTGCTCCAGAGGCTCCGGTCGAGGAGGCGAGTGTGGACGTCTCCGTCCCTAATATTCCGGAAATGGTGTCGGAGGTTCATGCTAAAGCCCAACCTTCCTCTCCCACTCTATCGCTCTCATCTTCTGACTTGGACCGGGCTCCTATTTCAGGCCCTCTGGCAGGCATTGCGGGTGTGCTCCCGTTGCCAGAAGAGTACGACAGTGCCCAGAGGTCACAACGTCTCAGCCCCGTGCAATGGTGGCCAAAGCCCACGACGGAAAAGACAGAGCCAAGACCTACGGCGGGCCGGGGTTCACGGGCAGAAAGTCTTGCGCCTGGGCTGATAGCCGTAGTAGTGGTCGTCATTCTTCTGGTGCTGGCCTTATTTGGGATACTCGTTGCTCAAGGGGTTATCCGTGTCCCGGGACGCTGA
- a CDS encoding glutamate mutase L: MSRDADSILLADIGNIWTRAWLLDKVGNEHRLVARSRARSVLGGPGSDVRVGLRAAFRTIEKYSGRRLTYEGGEPISPEGASGEGVDAVFITVSADCPFRLTLLGGESDQSVDLLRAALAELPVLLHDVIYLERVSTGRIEDAAGFLDHPPDLVLLTGTRPDLIYAGARLLAALFAGIEPNRRPATLYVGTPEALQQVADLLTGVADYVALGEDALKVRALQRELHDRYKRALLHYFPGMRAVNGWSTAPVRPSYESVRTLATALMTQRNLPRGVAVAYVDGASCTLAVIRDTERLIVRPDVGSELVPVAPVDLARWLPFTASEDEIAVRVANMRTRPASASVTSEDISVEAAMAREIVRRAAQDYANDAGHSFDLIVFGGPIVDAIGNPALLTLVALDALEPEGVGRLVLDRHGLLSSAGIWAAIDPAAAVDFLECDGFLDVGPVIAPLGRGKVGARALSVEWISAEGERKRENVAFGSIATIPVHTSAPISVDLRPSPRFDIGRAQRGWGGTVRLVGGELGLLIDARGRPLTWPSKGTQSLIQQWQTAVEMGCGDRLSWENK; encoded by the coding sequence GTGTCCCGGGACGCTGATTCGATTCTACTTGCTGACATTGGGAATATCTGGACAAGGGCTTGGTTGCTCGATAAGGTGGGCAACGAGCATCGGTTGGTGGCTCGTTCGCGTGCGCGAAGTGTTCTGGGAGGGCCAGGTAGCGATGTGCGGGTGGGCTTGCGAGCGGCATTCCGAACTATAGAAAAGTACTCTGGCCGCCGCCTCACCTATGAGGGGGGCGAGCCAATCTCCCCGGAGGGGGCTAGCGGTGAAGGCGTGGACGCCGTTTTTATCACGGTAAGTGCGGACTGCCCGTTTCGCTTGACATTATTAGGTGGTGAATCCGACCAAAGCGTCGATCTTCTGCGTGCTGCTTTGGCGGAACTACCAGTGCTCTTGCATGATGTTATTTATCTCGAACGAGTTTCCACTGGGAGAATAGAGGACGCTGCAGGTTTTTTGGACCATCCGCCGGACCTGGTGCTCTTGACTGGCACACGACCCGATCTTATCTATGCGGGTGCTCGCCTATTGGCTGCCCTCTTCGCTGGCATAGAACCGAACCGCCGTCCAGCGACTCTCTATGTGGGCACACCTGAGGCATTGCAACAAGTGGCAGATCTGCTGACGGGTGTGGCGGACTACGTCGCCTTGGGTGAGGATGCACTCAAAGTCAGAGCACTGCAGCGGGAACTACATGACCGCTATAAACGAGCGTTGCTGCATTATTTTCCCGGCATGAGAGCGGTCAATGGATGGTCTACAGCGCCAGTAAGGCCCAGTTACGAGAGCGTGAGAACGTTGGCAACGGCGCTGATGACACAAAGGAACCTGCCGCGTGGAGTTGCAGTGGCATATGTGGATGGAGCCTCCTGCACACTCGCGGTGATCCGGGATACAGAGCGGCTGATCGTCAGACCAGATGTCGGCTCAGAGTTGGTGCCCGTTGCTCCTGTGGACTTGGCTCGCTGGCTGCCTTTCACCGCGTCCGAAGACGAGATCGCGGTCCGTGTGGCAAATATGCGCACCCGTCCCGCCAGTGCTTCAGTGACGAGTGAAGACATTTCAGTCGAGGCGGCAATGGCGCGTGAGATTGTACGACGTGCTGCGCAGGATTATGCAAATGATGCGGGACATAGTTTCGACCTGATTGTGTTTGGTGGCCCGATAGTAGATGCCATTGGGAATCCGGCCTTGCTAACCCTTGTAGCATTAGATGCCCTTGAACCGGAAGGAGTGGGACGGCTGGTCCTGGATCGCCACGGTTTGTTGAGTTCGGCGGGCATTTGGGCAGCAATAGACCCTGCCGCTGCAGTTGATTTTCTAGAATGTGATGGGTTTCTGGATGTGGGGCCGGTTATCGCCCCGTTGGGACGTGGAAAAGTGGGCGCGCGCGCCTTATCCGTCGAGTGGATCTCAGCGGAAGGAGAACGCAAAAGAGAAAACGTGGCTTTTGGTTCGATTGCCACCATCCCAGTACACACCAGTGCCCCGATCTCTGTAGACCTGCGGCCTTCGCCTAGGTTTGACATCGGCCGGGCGCAGCGTGGATGGGGTGGGACGGTCCGTCTAGTAGGTGGTGAATTGGGCCTTCTAATTGATGCGCGAGGCCGTCCGCTGACTTGGCCATCAAAAGGCACTCAAAGCCTGATTCAACAGTGGCAGACGGCGGTAGAGATGGGATGTGGTGACCGTCTTTCCTGGGAGAACAAGTGA
- the gatC gene encoding Asp-tRNA(Asn)/Glu-tRNA(Gln) amidotransferase subunit GatC: MMALTREQVAHIAELAKLALTEEEIAVYSAQLSAILDYAALLQRLDTEAIPPTASVLPLRNVMAPDVPQPCMDREDVLLNAPDAQDGYFRVKPVLE, translated from the coding sequence ATCATGGCTCTGACACGGGAACAAGTAGCACACATTGCCGAATTGGCAAAATTGGCTTTGACTGAGGAAGAGATCGCGGTCTACAGTGCTCAACTGTCCGCCATCCTTGACTATGCGGCCCTGTTACAGCGTCTTGACACAGAGGCTATCCCACCAACGGCGAGTGTGCTGCCGTTACGCAATGTGATGGCCCCTGACGTGCCACAGCCCTGTATGGATCGAGAAGATGTTCTCTTGAACGCACCTGACGCCCAAGACGGCTATTTCAGAGTAAAGCCGGTGTTGGAATAG
- a CDS encoding glycosyltransferase family 4 protein, translating into MLVAWFGHKSRTRGDGLITYSEEMTNGLRQRGLRVIVFFHGREERDGLEAEDNVRIGSFNILNRDVVSAPDALSVIERRLRQEKPDVAHVSLAFSQLDFSLPELCHSLGIPVVATLHFPYDRRTSFWGILATAMYRLYSLSLSRYDAIIIFSEEQRQLLAGFGVPIERIHVIPNGVDTSRWSPGPSDYKTQVGADCLIAFCGRLDPEKNVGALLEAFERMNPPPGCKLVVVGDGVMAPLLRSRYADNSNIIFTGLIAEETERVRILRAADIFVLPSEVEGLSLSMLEAMSTGLATVATDVGGDSEALRGAGILIEPRHLDVQLPLALQILLDFPEFRLLLGQRARQRATEYYDLNKNIDRVVNLYQDLVVEYRKGEN; encoded by the coding sequence TTGTTAGTCGCTTGGTTCGGCCATAAATCGCGGACACGAGGCGACGGTCTGATTACTTATTCCGAAGAGATGACGAATGGTCTCCGACAGCGTGGTCTGCGGGTGATCGTTTTCTTCCATGGACGCGAGGAGCGTGACGGGTTGGAGGCCGAAGACAATGTACGCATCGGGTCGTTCAACATCCTCAATCGAGATGTGGTTTCTGCGCCCGATGCCCTGTCCGTTATTGAGCGCAGGCTTCGGCAGGAAAAACCCGACGTGGCCCACGTGTCTCTGGCCTTCTCTCAATTAGATTTCAGCCTGCCGGAACTGTGTCACAGCCTGGGGATACCCGTTGTCGCCACACTCCATTTCCCGTACGATCGACGCACCTCGTTCTGGGGTATATTGGCCACGGCTATGTACCGCTTGTACTCGTTGTCTCTCTCTCGTTACGATGCGATAATCATTTTCTCCGAGGAACAACGACAGTTGCTCGCGGGTTTCGGCGTGCCCATTGAGCGCATCCACGTTATTCCAAACGGTGTGGATACCAGTCGCTGGTCTCCTGGCCCATCGGATTATAAGACGCAGGTAGGGGCTGATTGTCTGATCGCTTTCTGTGGGCGTCTGGACCCGGAGAAAAACGTCGGGGCGCTTTTGGAGGCCTTTGAGAGAATGAATCCTCCGCCGGGCTGTAAACTCGTCGTGGTCGGCGATGGGGTGATGGCCCCTTTGTTACGCTCTCGCTACGCCGACAACTCCAACATTATCTTCACCGGCCTGATCGCCGAAGAGACCGAGCGAGTGCGCATACTTCGCGCCGCCGATATTTTCGTTCTCCCATCGGAGGTCGAGGGTTTGTCTCTCTCCATGCTGGAGGCCATGTCCACGGGCCTGGCTACGGTTGCCACCGACGTAGGTGGAGATAGCGAGGCGCTGCGTGGAGCCGGCATCCTCATCGAGCCCCGACATCTCGATGTTCAACTCCCATTGGCGTTACAAATCTTGTTGGATTTCCCCGAGTTCCGACTCCTATTGGGTCAGCGAGCCCGGCAACGGGCGACCGAATACTATGATCTCAATAAGAACATTGACCGGGTGGTCAACTTATATCAAGACCTGGTCGTTGAGTACAGAAAGGGAGAGAATTGA
- the gatA gene encoding Asp-tRNA(Asn)/Glu-tRNA(Gln) amidotransferase subunit GatA — MSGWHELSVHEASALLQAREISSVELTEAMIDRIVALDNTIRAFLTITPEVALEQAREADERRAAGEGGDLLGIPLAIKDVLCTQGIPTTCGSRILENFIPPYDATVVAKLKVQGAVILGKTNTDEFAMGSSTENSAYFTTRNPWDTTRVPGGSSGGSAAAVCVGECLAALGTDTGGSVRQPAALCGVVGLKPTYGRVSRYGLVAFASSLDQVGPIAKDVTDSAILLNAIAGYDPRDSTSVNVPVPNYRAALRTGLEGMRIGVPREYFVEGLQPGVEAAIRAAIDMLADLGAEIGEVSLPHTEYALPTYYLIAPAEASANLARYDGVRYGYSDPDAPDMWEGFRRTRGRGFGPEVKRRIMLGTYALSAGYYDAYYLKAQKVRTLIKQDFDQAFGKFDVLVGPTSPTTAFKIGEKATDPLQMYLSDIFTLSQSLAGITAISIPCGFVEGLPVGLQIMGPAFGEETILRVAYAYEQATEWHKAQPPLAAGVGA; from the coding sequence ATTTCAGGGTGGCATGAACTTTCGGTCCACGAGGCAAGTGCACTGCTCCAGGCGAGGGAGATTTCCTCAGTCGAACTGACTGAGGCCATGATCGACCGCATCGTGGCACTGGATAACACGATTCGCGCTTTCCTGACCATTACTCCTGAGGTAGCGTTGGAGCAGGCTCGTGAAGCAGATGAGCGCCGAGCCGCCGGGGAAGGCGGTGATCTGCTAGGCATACCTTTGGCGATCAAAGACGTTCTCTGTACCCAGGGTATCCCGACCACCTGTGGCTCGCGAATCTTGGAGAATTTCATACCGCCCTATGACGCCACAGTCGTTGCCAAACTCAAGGTCCAGGGGGCGGTGATACTGGGCAAGACCAATACCGACGAGTTCGCGATGGGTTCTTCTACGGAGAACTCGGCCTACTTCACTACCCGTAACCCTTGGGATACTACCCGCGTGCCCGGGGGATCCAGTGGTGGCAGTGCGGCGGCGGTCTGCGTCGGCGAGTGTCTGGCCGCGCTGGGCACGGATACGGGTGGCAGCGTGCGCCAGCCCGCAGCGCTGTGCGGAGTAGTGGGCCTGAAACCCACTTATGGGCGAGTTTCGCGCTACGGGCTCGTGGCCTTTGCTTCTTCTTTGGATCAAGTAGGCCCCATCGCGAAGGACGTTACCGATAGTGCTATCCTGTTGAATGCCATCGCCGGATATGATCCCCGCGACTCCACATCAGTGAATGTTCCAGTTCCCAATTACCGGGCGGCACTACGTACTGGGTTAGAAGGCATGCGCATCGGCGTGCCCCGCGAGTATTTCGTCGAGGGGCTTCAACCGGGCGTCGAGGCGGCTATCCGCGCAGCCATCGATATGCTGGCCGATCTGGGGGCCGAAATCGGCGAGGTCTCCTTGCCTCACACGGAGTACGCTTTGCCGACCTACTATCTCATCGCCCCTGCTGAGGCCTCAGCCAACCTGGCTCGCTATGATGGCGTTCGTTACGGCTATTCTGACCCCGACGCACCTGACATGTGGGAGGGGTTCCGTCGCACGCGAGGCCGGGGCTTTGGCCCAGAGGTCAAGCGGCGCATTATGCTGGGAACCTACGCGCTTTCTGCTGGATACTACGATGCCTACTACCTCAAAGCGCAGAAGGTGCGCACATTGATCAAACAGGATTTCGATCAGGCTTTCGGAAAATTCGACGTGTTAGTTGGACCCACTTCTCCGACCACGGCTTTCAAAATCGGCGAAAAGGCAACCGACCCTTTACAAATGTATCTATCTGACATCTTTACACTCTCACAATCATTAGCGGGCATCACGGCCATATCAATCCCCTGCGGCTTCGTTGAGGGATTGCCTGTGGGCCTGCAGATTATGGGCCCAGCCTTCGGCGAGGAAACAATACTGCGTGTGGCCTATGCCTACGAGCAAGCAACTGAATGGCATAAGGCCCAGCCGCCGCTCGCTGCAGGTGTTGGAGCTTGA
- a CDS encoding NTP transferase domain-containing protein has translation MKVVIPLAGFGTRLRPHTFTKPKPLVSVAGKPVLGHILDKLKGVDISEIIYIVGYLGNQIEEYVEANYQFPSRYVVQEELKGQAHAIWLAREHIEGPVLIIFVDTIFETDLSALRDEPSDGIVYVSEVDDPGRFGVVIVGQDGYIQRLVEKPTKPVSNLAVIGLYYLKDSALLMECIDELIRRDIKTQGEYFLADALQLMIDRGQRLVARTVEVWEDCGKPETVLHTNRYLLEHGGAQEVPTDHGILIPPVYVDKTAVIRESIIGPYVSVAAGAVIVRSIIRNSIINENAHIENAVLTDSLIGKDADVRGSFERLNVGDSSQVSFAGGGDSK, from the coding sequence ATGAAAGTCGTTATTCCACTGGCAGGTTTTGGGACGCGCCTGCGTCCTCACACCTTCACTAAACCTAAGCCTCTGGTCAGCGTGGCAGGTAAACCTGTCCTGGGACACATCTTGGACAAACTCAAGGGCGTAGATATCAGCGAGATCATTTATATTGTGGGTTACCTGGGTAATCAGATTGAGGAATACGTGGAAGCCAACTACCAGTTCCCCTCCCGCTACGTCGTTCAGGAGGAATTGAAGGGCCAAGCCCACGCTATCTGGCTGGCCCGGGAGCATATCGAAGGGCCAGTGCTCATCATTTTCGTAGACACTATCTTCGAGACCGATCTGAGCGCCCTCAGAGATGAGCCCTCGGACGGCATCGTCTATGTCAGCGAAGTGGACGACCCGGGGCGCTTCGGTGTGGTCATTGTCGGCCAGGATGGCTATATCCAGAGGCTGGTAGAGAAACCCACGAAGCCGGTATCCAACCTGGCCGTCATCGGACTATACTACCTGAAAGATTCGGCGCTTTTGATGGAGTGCATTGACGAACTCATCCGCCGTGACATCAAGACGCAGGGAGAATACTTCTTGGCCGACGCGCTCCAATTGATGATTGACCGAGGCCAACGCCTGGTGGCCCGCACCGTGGAGGTGTGGGAGGACTGCGGGAAGCCTGAAACTGTGCTGCATACCAATCGTTATTTGCTGGAGCACGGCGGAGCCCAGGAGGTGCCCACTGACCACGGCATCCTGATCCCACCGGTCTATGTGGATAAGACGGCGGTTATCCGCGAGTCCATTATTGGGCCTTACGTGAGCGTTGCCGCTGGCGCAGTGATCGTGCGCTCCATCATTCGCAACTCCATCATCAATGAGAACGCGCACATCGAGAACGCCGTGCTCACAGATTCGCTTATCGGCAAGGATGCCGACGTTCGCGGCTCGTTCGAGCGCCTGAATGTAGGGGATTCATCACAGGTATCTTTTGCCGGGGGCGGTGATAGTAAATAA
- the ald gene encoding alanine dehydrogenase has product MIIGVPKEIKDKEFRVSLTPGGARMLEEAGHRVLVQAGAGEGSGFSDEEYAAGRAEIVVDAATVWKGSELILKVKEPLPEEYDYLREGLVLFTFLHLAADERLTRTLLEKRIIGIAYETVELSDGTLPLLTPMSEVAGKMAVQIGAHYLEAMNGGRGKLLGGVPGVRPADVVIIGGGTVGTNAAQVALGMGAHVTIIDVNIERLRYLAEVLHGNLTTLSSNPVNVAEAVRYADLLIGAVLVKGARAPKIVTEAMVRTMKPGSVIVDVAVDQGGCVETTRPTSHSAPIFLVHGVLHYGVPNIPGAVPRTSTYALSNVTLPYALELANKGFEAAVRSDPALYKGVNVYRGHCTYKAVADTFGLEYKELESLL; this is encoded by the coding sequence ATGATCATCGGTGTGCCAAAGGAAATAAAGGATAAAGAGTTCCGGGTCTCATTGACACCCGGCGGCGCTCGTATGCTCGAAGAAGCAGGCCACAGAGTTTTGGTACAGGCTGGCGCTGGTGAGGGAAGTGGGTTCTCAGATGAGGAGTATGCGGCAGGGCGTGCGGAAATAGTAGTTGACGCGGCGACGGTATGGAAGGGTTCCGAACTGATACTCAAAGTGAAAGAACCCTTGCCTGAAGAGTACGATTATTTGCGCGAGGGGCTTGTGCTCTTCACCTTCCTGCACTTAGCAGCGGATGAACGTCTGACACGCACGCTTTTAGAAAAGAGAATTATCGGTATTGCCTACGAAACTGTGGAACTGTCAGATGGCACACTCCCCCTGCTCACCCCCATGAGCGAGGTGGCAGGTAAGATGGCTGTGCAGATCGGTGCTCACTATTTGGAGGCGATGAACGGCGGACGAGGCAAGTTGTTAGGCGGAGTCCCCGGCGTCCGCCCCGCCGACGTGGTTATCATTGGCGGTGGTACGGTGGGTACGAATGCCGCCCAGGTGGCACTGGGCATGGGTGCCCACGTCACTATCATTGATGTGAACATAGAGCGCTTACGCTATTTGGCTGAGGTGCTGCATGGCAATCTAACCACACTCAGTTCGAATCCAGTGAACGTGGCCGAGGCGGTCCGTTATGCTGATCTCCTCATTGGGGCAGTGCTCGTCAAGGGGGCCAGAGCCCCCAAAATCGTAACCGAGGCTATGGTGCGCACAATGAAGCCTGGCAGCGTCATAGTGGACGTGGCGGTAGATCAGGGCGGGTGTGTGGAAACGACTCGCCCTACGTCACACAGTGCACCCATCTTTCTCGTCCACGGTGTGCTACACTACGGCGTTCCTAATATCCCTGGGGCTGTCCCCCGCACCTCGACGTATGCCCTGTCTAATGTAACATTACCCTACGCGCTGGAATTGGCGAATAAGGGGTTTGAAGCAGCGGTCAGGAGTGATCCGGCGCTATATAAGGGTGTCAACGTATATAGAGGACATTGCACTTACAAGGCTGTGGCGGATACGTTCGGGCTCGAGTACAAGGAGCTGGAAAGCCTACTCTGA
- the gatB gene encoding Asp-tRNA(Asn)/Glu-tRNA(Gln) amidotransferase subunit GatB: MDYEPVVGIETHAQLQTQSKMFCRCPANYAGAEPNTLVCPVCLGMPGVLPVINERAVEYTVLVALALHCEISPFSKFDRKNYHYPDLVKGYQISQYDLPISRDGWIDLELPSGRISRVGIERVHLEEDTGKLIHVEGHSLIDFNRSGVPLIEVVTKPDLHSLEEVQAYLAKLRSLLRYLRVNSGNMEEGAMRFEANVSLRPIGSTSLGTKVEIKNLNSFRAVLRSLEFEIGRQSRALSRGEVIVQETMGWDDVRGVTFVQRSKEYAHDYRYFPEPDLPPLELSREWVESVRAKLPELPDAKRERFMAQYGLSAYDANLLTAERDIADYFEAAVAAGKSLGVSAKSVANWMTGELFRLLNETGLEISATRVSASSLASLIALVEGGTISGSTGKEVLAEMFHSGVVAEDIIAARGLAQISDVSVLEAIVNEVIATNPKPVAEYRAGKEPVLRFLIGQVMKKTAGKANPALAEELLRKRLRGE; this comes from the coding sequence ATGGACTACGAACCTGTCGTCGGCATCGAAACCCACGCCCAATTACAAACGCAATCCAAAATGTTCTGCCGCTGTCCGGCCAACTACGCCGGGGCTGAACCCAACACCCTGGTCTGTCCGGTCTGCCTGGGGATGCCAGGCGTCTTGCCGGTGATCAACGAGCGTGCCGTCGAGTACACTGTTCTTGTCGCCCTGGCTCTCCACTGTGAGATCTCCCCGTTCTCCAAATTCGACCGCAAGAACTACCATTACCCAGACCTGGTGAAGGGCTATCAGATATCTCAGTACGATCTGCCCATCTCCCGCGACGGCTGGATTGATCTCGAATTGCCCAGTGGCCGCATCTCGCGTGTCGGCATCGAACGCGTGCACTTAGAAGAGGACACGGGCAAACTCATCCACGTGGAGGGTCACAGCCTGATTGACTTCAACCGCTCCGGCGTGCCCCTGATTGAGGTCGTGACCAAGCCCGACTTGCATTCCCTAGAGGAGGTGCAAGCCTATCTGGCCAAATTGCGCAGCCTCCTGCGCTACCTGCGCGTGAACTCGGGCAACATGGAAGAGGGCGCTATGCGCTTCGAGGCCAATGTCTCTCTACGCCCCATTGGCTCTACGTCGCTCGGTACTAAGGTGGAGATCAAGAACCTCAATAGTTTTCGCGCTGTCCTGCGCTCGTTGGAGTTCGAGATAGGGCGCCAGTCCAGAGCCCTCAGCCGGGGTGAGGTTATCGTCCAGGAGACGATGGGGTGGGACGACGTACGAGGCGTTACTTTCGTGCAGCGTAGCAAAGAGTACGCCCATGACTACCGCTATTTTCCGGAGCCAGATTTGCCTCCTTTGGAATTGAGCCGAGAGTGGGTGGAGTCTGTCCGTGCCAAATTGCCCGAACTACCGGACGCCAAGCGCGAACGCTTTATGGCGCAATACGGACTATCGGCCTATGATGCGAATTTGCTGACCGCCGAACGCGACATCGCTGATTACTTTGAGGCCGCTGTCGCCGCCGGCAAATCACTGGGCGTGAGCGCCAAGAGCGTGGCCAACTGGATGACGGGCGAACTGTTCCGTCTGCTGAACGAGACCGGCCTCGAGATCAGTGCCACCAGGGTCAGCGCCAGCAGTTTGGCATCGCTCATTGCCCTGGTCGAGGGTGGCACCATCAGCGGCAGCACGGGCAAAGAGGTGCTGGCCGAGATGTTCCACAGCGGCGTGGTGGCTGAAGATATCATCGCCGCGCGGGGACTGGCTCAGATCAGCGACGTGAGCGTGCTCGAGGCCATCGTGAACGAAGTGATCGCCACAAACCCGAAGCCAGTCGCTGAATATCGAGCGGGAAAAGAGCCGGTATTGCGCTTCCTCATCGGTCAGGTAATGAAAAAGACCGCGGGCAAGGCGAACCCCGCCCTGGCAGAGGAGTTGCTGCGCAAAAGGCTGCGTGGAGAGTAG
- a CDS encoding Glu/Leu/Phe/Val dehydrogenase — MGKENENPWLIAQKQFDLAAEKLNLEPGLRAFLREPMRELHVTLPVRMDDGTVKVFKGFRVQYNDARGPTKGGIRYHPEETIDTVRALAAWMTWKCAVMDIPLGGGKGGIICDPRTMSQGELERLSRAYIRQVGRILGPEKDIPAPDVYTNPQIMAWMMDEFSFLRGYNEPGVITGKPLPLGGSAGRSDATARGGIYCIREAAKVLGLDLKGATAAIQGYGNAGQHAHVLGQEILGLKVVAVSDSTSGIYNPDGLDPHATIAHKETTGKCRGFPGSKEITNAELLELDVDILIPAALENQITAENAPRIKAKIQAELANGPTTPEADDILYRKGVYVIPDFLCNAGGVTVSYFEGVQNAYNYYWSVEEVYEKLDAKMTAAFHAVHEMAQKHKVNNRMAAYMVAVARVAEAVKLRGWV; from the coding sequence ATGGGCAAAGAAAATGAAAATCCCTGGCTGATCGCCCAAAAGCAATTCGACTTGGCAGCCGAGAAACTCAATCTCGAGCCTGGCCTGCGTGCCTTCTTGCGCGAACCTATGCGCGAATTGCACGTTACCCTGCCCGTGCGCATGGACGACGGGACAGTCAAGGTTTTCAAAGGCTTCCGCGTCCAGTATAACGACGCTCGTGGCCCAACGAAAGGCGGCATTCGCTATCATCCGGAGGAAACGATTGATACGGTCCGCGCTTTGGCAGCGTGGATGACCTGGAAGTGCGCAGTGATGGACATCCCGTTGGGTGGTGGCAAAGGTGGCATTATCTGCGACCCGCGGACAATGTCCCAGGGCGAGTTAGAGCGACTCAGCCGGGCCTACATTCGCCAGGTGGGGCGTATCCTCGGCCCAGAGAAAGACATTCCTGCACCAGATGTGTACACCAACCCGCAAATCATGGCCTGGATGATGGACGAATTCAGTTTCCTTCGCGGCTACAACGAACCCGGCGTGATCACGGGCAAACCACTACCGCTAGGTGGTTCCGCCGGACGTAGTGACGCCACTGCCCGGGGCGGTATCTACTGCATCCGCGAGGCAGCCAAAGTATTGGGCCTTGATCTGAAGGGCGCAACGGCAGCCATCCAAGGGTATGGCAACGCTGGACAGCACGCCCATGTGCTGGGCCAGGAAATCCTCGGCTTGAAAGTCGTGGCGGTCAGCGATAGCACAAGTGGTATCTACAATCCCGATGGTTTAGACCCCCACGCGACCATCGCCCACAAAGAGACAACGGGCAAGTGCAGGGGGTTCCCTGGCAGCAAAGAGATTACCAACGCCGAACTGCTCGAACTGGATGTAGATATCCTCATTCCAGCGGCACTCGAGAACCAGATCACGGCCGAGAACGCTCCGCGCATCAAAGCCAAGATCCAAGCAGAACTGGCCAATGGCCCCACTACGCCAGAGGCCGACGACATCCTCTATCGGAAGGGTGTCTATGTGATTCCTGATTTCCTGTGCAATGCTGGAGGGGTGACCGTTTCGTATTTCGAGGGCGTGCAGAACGCTTACAACTACTATTGGTCGGTCGAAGAGGTGTACGAGAAACTCGACGCCAAGATGACTGCAGCTTTCCACGCTGTGCATGAGATGGCGCAGAAGCACAAAGTGAACAACCGCATGGCTGCCTACATGGTGGCCGTGGCCCGGGTCGCTGAGGCGGTGAAATTGCGCGGCTGGGTGTAA